In a genomic window of Virgibacillus sp. SK37:
- the grpE gene encoding nucleotide exchange factor GrpE, translated as MEEQGNTNENEKNYEDGKVEILDAEQEEKDTADEQLKLQEENEALKKEKDEVFQRMLRVQAEFDNYKKRSQREKEADRKYKSQDLVNELLPAVDNFERALQVETTEENAGFVEGITMVYRQIKEALKSQGVEEIESVDKEFDPNLHHAVMQVEEEDKEPNIIVEELQKGYMLKDRVIRPAMVKVNK; from the coding sequence ATGGAAGAACAGGGAAATACCAATGAAAATGAAAAGAATTATGAAGATGGTAAAGTAGAAATTCTGGATGCAGAACAAGAAGAAAAAGACACTGCAGATGAGCAATTAAAATTACAAGAAGAAAATGAAGCATTAAAAAAGGAGAAAGATGAAGTCTTTCAACGTATGCTTCGTGTTCAGGCAGAATTTGATAATTATAAAAAACGTTCTCAGCGGGAAAAAGAAGCTGATAGAAAGTACAAATCACAAGACTTAGTAAACGAATTACTACCTGCCGTGGATAATTTTGAAAGAGCGTTGCAAGTAGAGACAACTGAAGAGAATGCAGGCTTTGTAGAAGGCATTACAATGGTATACCGACAGATCAAAGAAGCATTGAAATCTCAAGGTGTAGAAGAAATAGAATCAGTTGATAAAGAGTTTGACCCTAATCTTCACCATGCTGTTATGCAAGTAGAAGAGGAAGATAAAGAGCCCAACATAATTGTTGAAGAGTTGCAAAAGGGTTATATGCTTAAGGATCGTGTTATTAGACCAGCTATGGTAAAAGTAAATAAATAA
- the hrcA gene encoding heat-inducible transcriptional repressor HrcA gives MLTERQLLILQVIIDDFIETAHPVGSRAISKKDNIPFSAATIRNEMADLEEMGFLEKTHTSSGRIPSEKGYRYYVDHLISPFSNQQRKGNVIKHVLQDGVFEFEQIVQMSAEMLSELTNYTSIILGPEIYETKLKQVQIITLSSNTAVAILVTNTGHVEHRSFSIPKQIKASELEKMVNIMNDRLHGVPIVKLPEKFNSEIASIMRKYIEDFDTSYNYLKAAFLADYPVKLYIGGKSNILMQPEFNDVDKIRSFYSMMENEEEIANLLKQNHDGIEVFIGQENKVDAIKDLSLITASYHLGEGQLGTIALLGPTRMEYRKVITLLNILSSEMTEALYMWYKNNG, from the coding sequence ATGTTAACTGAAAGGCAATTGTTGATTCTGCAGGTCATTATTGATGATTTCATCGAGACAGCACATCCAGTTGGCTCTCGAGCTATTTCTAAGAAGGATAATATTCCATTTAGTGCTGCGACAATACGCAACGAAATGGCTGATTTGGAAGAAATGGGTTTTCTGGAGAAGACGCATACTTCTTCTGGCCGAATTCCGTCCGAGAAAGGCTACAGATATTATGTTGATCACTTAATATCACCTTTTTCAAACCAGCAAAGAAAGGGTAACGTAATTAAACACGTTCTACAGGATGGGGTATTTGAATTTGAACAGATTGTTCAAATGTCAGCAGAGATGCTCTCTGAGCTTACCAATTATACATCCATTATTTTGGGGCCGGAGATATATGAAACTAAATTAAAACAGGTACAAATAATTACATTGTCCTCGAATACAGCCGTAGCTATTCTAGTAACAAATACAGGTCACGTGGAACACCGTTCTTTTTCAATACCTAAACAAATAAAAGCATCTGAACTTGAAAAGATGGTTAATATTATGAATGATCGGTTGCATGGAGTACCTATCGTAAAGTTACCAGAAAAATTTAATTCGGAGATAGCTTCTATTATGAGGAAGTATATTGAGGATTTTGATACGTCCTACAATTATTTAAAAGCTGCTTTTCTTGCTGACTACCCTGTCAAATTATATATAGGCGGAAAATCAAACATACTGATGCAGCCTGAGTTCAATGATGTGGATAAAATAAGGTCCTTCTATTCTATGATGGAAAATGAAGAAGAAATTGCAAACCTATTAAAACAGAATCATGATGGGATAGAGGTATTCATTGGACAGGAAAACAAGGTAGACGCCATCAAGGATCTAAGTTTAATTACTGCTTCCTATCATTTGGGTGAAGGACAATTAGGAACAATCGCATTACTTGGGCCAACAAGGATGGAGTATCGTAAGGTCATTACATTGTTAAATATCTTATCAAGTGAAATGACTGAGGCATTATATATGTGGTATAAAAACAACGGATAG
- the dnaK gene encoding molecular chaperone DnaK, which yields MSKIIGIDLGTTNSCVSVMEGGEAVVIPNPEGNRTTPSVVAFKNGERQVGEVAKRQAITNPNTIQSVKRHMGTDYKVKIEDKEFTPQEVSAIILQHIKSYAEDYIGETVDKAVITVPAYFNDAERQATKDAGKIAGLEVERIINEPTAAALAYGIDKDDQDQTILVYDLGGGTFDVSILDIGDGTFEVVSTAGDNRLGGDDFDEVIINHMVQEFKKENGIDLSKDKMATQRLKDAAEKAKKDLSGVSQTQISLPFITAGEAGPLHLEMNLTRAKFEELSSELVERTMVPTRKALSDASLSANDIHKVILVGGSTRIPAVQEAIKREIGQDPSKGVNPDEVVALGAAIQGGVLQGDVKDVVLLDVTPLSLGIETMGSVFTKLIERNTTIPTSHSQVFSTAADNQTAVDIHVLQGEREMAADNKTLGRFQLTDIPPAPRGVPQIEVSFDIDANGIVNVRAKDMGTNKEQSITIKSSSGLSDEEVDRMVKEAEENAEEDKKRREEIELRNEADQLIFTTDKTIKDLGEKVSDEEKEKAEKAKEELKSALESDDQEQIKEKKEALEEQVQQLSVKMYEQMQQEAQAQQGQEGQGSDEDVVDADYQEVDDENNEKDNK from the coding sequence ATGAGTAAAATTATTGGCATCGACTTAGGAACAACAAATTCATGTGTATCCGTTATGGAAGGTGGGGAAGCTGTTGTTATCCCTAACCCGGAAGGAAACCGTACGACACCATCTGTTGTAGCTTTTAAAAATGGTGAAAGACAAGTAGGGGAAGTTGCAAAGCGTCAGGCAATAACTAATCCGAATACAATCCAATCCGTTAAGAGACATATGGGTACCGACTATAAAGTAAAGATTGAGGATAAAGAATTTACTCCACAAGAAGTATCAGCAATTATACTTCAGCACATTAAATCATATGCTGAAGATTATATTGGCGAAACAGTAGATAAGGCTGTAATCACAGTACCAGCTTATTTTAATGATGCTGAACGTCAAGCAACAAAGGATGCTGGAAAAATAGCTGGACTTGAAGTAGAGCGTATTATAAATGAACCAACTGCAGCTGCTTTGGCATACGGTATTGATAAAGATGATCAAGATCAGACAATCCTTGTTTATGACTTGGGTGGCGGTACATTCGACGTTTCCATTTTAGACATTGGTGATGGCACATTTGAAGTTGTTTCAACTGCTGGGGATAACCGTCTAGGTGGAGATGACTTTGATGAAGTAATTATTAACCATATGGTTCAAGAATTCAAAAAAGAAAATGGTATTGACTTATCAAAAGATAAAATGGCAACACAACGTTTGAAAGATGCAGCAGAAAAAGCAAAAAAAGATCTTTCCGGTGTATCACAAACTCAAATATCATTACCATTTATCACAGCTGGAGAAGCTGGACCATTGCATTTGGAAATGAACTTAACACGTGCTAAGTTTGAAGAATTATCTTCTGAGTTAGTAGAACGCACAATGGTGCCAACACGTAAAGCATTATCTGATGCTAGTCTATCTGCAAATGATATTCATAAGGTTATCCTTGTGGGTGGTTCTACACGTATCCCTGCAGTGCAGGAAGCAATTAAACGTGAAATTGGTCAAGATCCATCCAAAGGTGTAAACCCGGACGAAGTAGTAGCATTAGGGGCAGCTATCCAAGGTGGAGTGTTGCAAGGAGACGTTAAGGATGTAGTATTGCTTGATGTTACTCCACTGTCACTAGGTATTGAGACAATGGGCTCTGTGTTTACGAAGTTAATTGAACGAAATACAACGATTCCTACAAGCCATTCTCAAGTATTTTCTACAGCTGCGGACAACCAAACAGCAGTAGATATTCATGTTCTACAAGGAGAGCGTGAAATGGCAGCAGATAATAAAACATTAGGTCGTTTTCAATTAACTGATATTCCACCAGCACCACGTGGCGTACCGCAAATTGAAGTATCGTTCGATATTGATGCAAACGGGATTGTAAATGTTCGCGCTAAAGACATGGGTACGAACAAAGAGCAGTCAATTACAATTAAATCATCATCTGGTCTTTCTGATGAAGAAGTTGATCGCATGGTAAAAGAAGCAGAAGAAAATGCAGAAGAAGATAAAAAACGCCGCGAGGAAATTGAACTTCGTAATGAAGCTGATCAGCTAATCTTTACTACAGATAAGACGATTAAAGATCTTGGAGAGAAAGTATCTGATGAAGAAAAAGAAAAAGCGGAGAAGGCGAAAGAAGAGCTTAAATCTGCGTTAGAATCAGATGACCAAGAGCAGATCAAAGAAAAGAAAGAAGCATTAGAAGAACAAGTACAGCAACTTTCTGTTAAGATGTATGAACAAATGCAACAAGAAGCTCAGGCTCAACAAGGCCAAGAGGGCCAAGGTTCTGATGAGGATGTTGTAGATGCAGACTACCAGGAAGTAGATGACGAAAACAATGAGAAAGATAATAAATAA
- the hemW gene encoding radical SAM family heme chaperone HemW, with product MNPIQSVYIHIPFCQQICHYCDFTKFFYNEKLATDYIVALKKEMDTYVEGDKNKVKTIFIGGGTPTALNLEQLESLLQAVDAKFDINSCEEYTIEANPGDFDEDKISLLKMYGVNRISLGVQVFDDKKLEELGRLHTVQDVYRTVNLLKRNSFTNISVDLIYALPNQTVADFRKTLEEAVALNLPHLSTYALQIEPKTVFYQRHQKGKLHRPAQEEEVEMYELLKQTAKANGLKQYEISNFAKEGFESKHNLTYWNNKYYYGFGAGASGYLPGKRTINIRPLPAYIKQAMQDGQPILHVDEIGLKEQIEEEMFLGLRKASGVSKKAFMKKFGMNLEKLYEKSIHELTKRNWLVNSETNLYLTEEGMLLANEVFERFLLDEEPIKV from the coding sequence ATCCCATCCAATCTGTTTATATACACATCCCTTTCTGTCAGCAGATTTGCCACTACTGTGATTTTACTAAGTTTTTCTATAATGAGAAGCTAGCAACCGATTATATTGTAGCTTTAAAAAAGGAAATGGACACATATGTAGAAGGGGACAAAAATAAAGTAAAAACGATATTTATCGGCGGGGGGACTCCAACTGCTCTTAACTTAGAGCAACTAGAGTCCTTACTACAAGCTGTGGATGCTAAATTTGATATCAATAGCTGCGAAGAATATACAATAGAAGCGAACCCGGGAGATTTTGATGAAGATAAGATAAGTTTATTGAAAATGTATGGAGTGAATCGCATTTCTTTAGGAGTACAGGTTTTTGATGATAAAAAACTAGAAGAGCTCGGGAGATTGCATACCGTACAGGATGTTTACAGAACTGTAAATTTATTAAAGAGAAATAGTTTTACCAATATAAGTGTAGACCTTATCTATGCACTCCCCAACCAAACCGTGGCTGATTTTCGTAAAACCCTTGAGGAAGCAGTTGCTCTTAATTTGCCACATCTGTCAACATACGCTTTACAGATTGAACCTAAAACAGTTTTTTATCAGCGGCATCAGAAGGGGAAGTTGCACCGCCCAGCACAAGAAGAAGAGGTTGAAATGTATGAGTTACTGAAGCAAACAGCAAAAGCTAATGGTTTGAAACAATATGAAATCAGTAACTTTGCTAAAGAAGGATTTGAAAGTAAACACAATTTAACATACTGGAACAACAAATACTATTATGGATTTGGTGCCGGAGCTTCTGGGTATCTTCCAGGGAAAAGAACCATTAATATTCGACCACTACCTGCCTATATAAAACAGGCTATGCAAGACGGCCAACCCATTTTACATGTTGATGAGATAGGGTTAAAAGAACAAATCGAAGAAGAAATGTTCCTGGGTCTGCGAAAAGCAAGTGGCGTTAGTAAAAAGGCTTTTATGAAGAAGTTTGGAATGAATCTGGAAAAACTATATGAGAAATCTATTCATGAATTAACAAAAAGAAATTGGCTGGTGAATTCTGAAACGAATCTGTATTTAACTGAAGAAGGCATGCTTCTGGCCAATGAAGTATTTGAAAGATTTTTACTGGATGAAGAACCGATAAAAGTATAA
- the dnaJ gene encoding molecular chaperone DnaJ translates to MSKRDYYDVLGVEKGASKDEVKKAYRKLARKYHPDVNKEADAADKFKEAKEAYEVLSDEQKRAQYDQFGHAGAQGQGFGGFGGGAQDFGGFGDIFDMFFGGGGRRRDPNAPQQGADLQYTMVLDFEEAIFGKEEDIVIPKEETCDTCDGSGAKPGTKTKTCSHCNGSGQLNTEQNTPFGRVVNKRVCHYCNGTGKIIPEKCGTCGGSGKVKKNKTIHISIPAGIDEGQQIRVAGKGEAGINGGPPGDLYVVVQVKPHDFFEREGDHIFCELPLTYAQAALGDEVEVPTVHGKVMLKVPAGTQTGKTFRMRGKGSPNVRGYGHGDQHIKVKVMTPTNLTDRQKELLREFNEIGGNEATEEQESSLFQRFKKAFKSE, encoded by the coding sequence GTGAGTAAGCGTGATTATTATGACGTGCTTGGTGTAGAAAAAGGTGCGTCAAAAGACGAAGTTAAAAAAGCCTATAGAAAATTAGCACGAAAATATCATCCGGATGTAAATAAAGAAGCGGATGCAGCTGACAAGTTTAAAGAAGCAAAGGAAGCTTATGAAGTACTAAGTGATGAGCAAAAACGCGCTCAATATGACCAATTTGGCCATGCAGGTGCTCAAGGCCAAGGCTTCGGAGGCTTTGGTGGTGGTGCCCAAGACTTTGGTGGATTTGGAGATATTTTTGACATGTTCTTTGGTGGCGGTGGCCGCAGAAGAGACCCGAATGCTCCTCAACAAGGTGCAGACTTACAATATACAATGGTATTAGACTTTGAAGAGGCTATTTTTGGAAAAGAAGAGGATATAGTCATTCCAAAAGAAGAAACTTGCGATACGTGTGATGGATCGGGTGCAAAGCCTGGAACGAAAACAAAAACATGTTCACATTGTAATGGATCAGGACAGTTAAATACAGAACAAAATACACCTTTTGGTAGAGTAGTGAATAAAAGAGTATGTCATTACTGTAATGGTACAGGTAAAATCATTCCTGAAAAATGTGGTACCTGTGGTGGCTCCGGAAAAGTGAAGAAGAACAAAACAATCCATATTAGTATTCCAGCCGGTATCGATGAAGGACAACAAATTAGAGTTGCAGGTAAAGGAGAAGCCGGTATTAATGGTGGACCTCCAGGAGACTTATATGTAGTGGTTCAAGTAAAACCACACGACTTTTTCGAAAGAGAAGGAGACCATATCTTCTGTGAGTTACCACTCACTTATGCACAAGCAGCTTTGGGCGATGAAGTGGAAGTGCCAACTGTTCATGGTAAAGTAATGTTAAAAGTTCCTGCTGGTACTCAGACAGGGAAAACATTCCGAATGAGAGGAAAAGGTTCTCCAAACGTTCGGGGCTATGGGCATGGTGATCAACACATTAAAGTTAAGGTGATGACGCCGACAAACCTGACTGACCGTCAAAAAGAGCTATTACGAGAGTTTAATGAAATAGGTGGAAATGAAGCTACTGAAGAACAGGAGAGTTCACTATTCCAAAGGTTCAAAAAAGCTTTTAAAAGTGAATAA